The following proteins come from a genomic window of Paenibacillus antri:
- a CDS encoding IclR family transcriptional regulator: MEEDVKVKSLFRALKIMDCFSLEKPEWGITELSQHLGFYKSNVSNIVTTFVKAGYLEQNEDNGKYRLGFKILQLGNIISSNISFRKLMIPYMQEIADKVNEIVYLAVPYEGEVIYLDSCLPKNQLSTRSMLGVKAPLHCTGIGKAMLSVLPEETVSDVISRGLKKFTDNTITNPELLLQELAETRERGYSLDRMEHEYGIKCIGMPILNKRKQLIAAISVSGPSLRFDEEKIRELSSLLKQAVTEIENKL; this comes from the coding sequence GTGGAGGAAGATGTTAAAGTCAAGTCTTTATTCAGGGCATTGAAGATTATGGATTGTTTTTCGTTGGAAAAACCCGAATGGGGAATTACCGAGCTCAGCCAACACCTCGGTTTCTATAAAAGCAATGTTTCGAATATCGTAACGACGTTCGTCAAGGCGGGCTATTTGGAACAGAACGAGGACAACGGGAAGTACCGCCTCGGATTCAAAATTTTGCAGCTCGGCAACATTATCTCCAGCAACATCAGCTTCCGGAAGCTGATGATCCCTTACATGCAGGAAATCGCGGATAAAGTGAATGAAATCGTATATTTGGCCGTCCCTTACGAAGGCGAAGTGATCTATTTGGATTCTTGCTTGCCGAAGAACCAGTTATCGACGAGATCCATGCTTGGAGTCAAGGCGCCGCTTCATTGCACGGGCATCGGCAAGGCGATGCTTTCGGTTTTGCCGGAAGAGACGGTGTCGGACGTGATTTCGAGAGGATTGAAGAAATTCACGGATAATACAATCACGAATCCGGAGCTCTTATTGCAAGAACTCGCCGAGACCCGGGAAAGAGGGTATTCGCTCGATAGAATGGAACATGAGTACGGGATCAAGTGCATCGGAATGCCGATTCTAAACAAGCGCAAGCAATTGATTGCGGCGATCAGCGTCTCGGGACCTTCCTTGCGCTTCGACGAAGAGAAAATTCGGGAGTTATCCTCTTTGCTGAAACAGGCCGTAACCGAAATTGAAAACAAGTTGTAG
- a CDS encoding ABC transporter permease, with protein MVTAGLSKQREKEKPLRFRIWQSRELYLFLLPAVLLVIVFSYLPMYGILVAFKDYKPHLGILDSAWAGFTYFERFFSMPMFGVILKNTLILSFYMLIAGFPLPIILALALNSAPNQKLKKLVQTITYAPHFISIVIIVGMINIFFSPSTGIVRNLLNNVGLIEGNIDVLMNASSFPHLYVWSGVWQTLGWSSIIYLGALSGVDPALHEAAIIDGATKFQRVLRIDLPLIVPTIVILLILESGTIMNVGFEKTFLMQNAFNLSTSEVINTYVYKIGIREAQYSLSAAIGLFNSGINFIMILLVNQVSRRFGQESLW; from the coding sequence GTGGTCACAGCAGGCTTGAGCAAGCAGCGGGAAAAGGAGAAACCCTTACGCTTTCGAATCTGGCAAAGTCGCGAGCTGTATCTCTTCCTCCTGCCTGCCGTCTTACTGGTTATTGTCTTTAGCTACTTGCCGATGTACGGCATCTTGGTGGCGTTTAAAGACTACAAGCCTCACCTCGGCATACTCGACAGCGCATGGGCCGGGTTTACATATTTCGAGCGATTCTTCTCCATGCCGATGTTCGGCGTCATCCTTAAAAACACGCTGATTTTAAGCTTTTACATGTTGATCGCGGGGTTTCCGCTTCCGATTATCTTGGCGTTGGCCTTGAACAGCGCACCGAATCAGAAGCTGAAGAAGCTGGTCCAGACGATTACGTATGCTCCGCACTTCATATCCATCGTCATTATCGTCGGGATGATTAACATCTTCTTCTCCCCATCCACGGGGATCGTCCGAAATTTGCTCAACAACGTAGGACTGATAGAAGGCAACATCGACGTGCTCATGAACGCGTCCAGCTTTCCGCATCTGTATGTATGGAGCGGCGTGTGGCAGACGCTGGGATGGAGCAGCATCATCTATCTCGGCGCCTTGTCCGGCGTAGATCCTGCGCTGCATGAGGCCGCCATCATCGACGGCGCGACCAAGTTCCAGAGGGTGTTGCGCATCGATCTGCCGTTAATTGTTCCTACGATCGTCATTCTGTTGATTCTTGAATCCGGAACGATCATGAACGTGGGCTTCGAGAAAACCTTCTTGATGCAGAACGCATTCAATCTAAGCACGAGCGAAGTCATCAACACGTATGTGTACAAGATTGGGATTCGGGAGGCGCAGTACAGTCTCTCCGCCGCCATCGGTTTGTTTAATTCCGGCATCAACTTCATTATGATTCTTCTGGTGAACCAGGTCAGCAGACGATTTGGTCAAGAATCGCTGTGGTAG
- a CDS encoding carbohydrate ABC transporter permease, giving the protein MRHALKRSNQDRLYDAVTYVILILLLLIVAYPLYFVVIASISDPKLVATGRILLWPQSFNLDGYMEVVRYSPIWTGYRNTLVYTVLFTSLSAMISLMAGYALSRKPFPGKTAVIAFLLFTMFFNGGLIPTYLLMKEIGLYGSPAIIVLMGAVNVTNIIISRTFMKSTIPDELYEAACMDGCSHTSFFFRIVMPVSKALIAVLVLFAAVSQWNSWFTAMIYLTKEEQMPLQMVLRDLIVNQSALSMASDSASMGGDAAAQIYLVESMRYAVIIVSTLPILCFYPFVQKYFVKGVMIGSVKG; this is encoded by the coding sequence ATGCGACACGCGCTGAAGCGGTCGAATCAGGATCGGTTATATGATGCCGTTACCTATGTGATTCTGATCCTGCTGCTGCTCATTGTCGCTTATCCGCTGTATTTCGTCGTCATCGCTTCGATCAGCGATCCGAAATTGGTCGCCACCGGACGTATTCTGCTTTGGCCGCAGAGCTTCAACCTGGACGGATATATGGAGGTCGTCCGATATTCTCCTATCTGGACGGGATACCGCAATACGTTGGTCTATACCGTCTTGTTTACTTCCTTATCGGCGATGATCAGCCTTATGGCCGGATATGCGCTTTCGCGGAAGCCATTCCCCGGGAAAACCGCCGTTATCGCCTTTCTGCTCTTTACGATGTTTTTCAACGGCGGTCTCATTCCGACGTACCTGCTGATGAAGGAAATAGGACTTTACGGCAGCCCGGCTATTATCGTCCTTATGGGGGCGGTCAACGTAACGAATATCATCATTAGCCGAACGTTCATGAAATCGACGATTCCCGATGAATTGTACGAAGCCGCCTGCATGGACGGTTGCTCGCATACGTCGTTCTTCTTTCGCATCGTCATGCCGGTATCCAAGGCCTTGATCGCGGTATTGGTTCTCTTCGCGGCCGTATCCCAGTGGAATTCCTGGTTCACCGCGATGATTTATTTGACGAAAGAAGAGCAGATGCCGCTTCAGATGGTGTTACGGGATTTAATCGTCAACCAATCCGCCCTCAGCATGGCCAGCGATTCCGCCAGTATGGGAGGGGACGCCGCAGCGCAAATCTATTTGGTGGAGTCGATGCGCTACGCGGTCATTATCGTGTCCACGCTGCCGATTCTATGTTTCTACCCGTTCGTGCAAAAGTATTTCGTCAAAGGCGTCATGATCGGGTCGGTCAAAGGATAA
- a CDS encoding glycosyl hydrolase family 28-related protein produces the protein MNEDSKTDDLHGDSQQSWGKAPISRRKLLAALGVSGAAFIASGLPGGLLPRAQGETVSENVYGNGKDQKKVTQLELQSMNGIQAGTLAEWLSQPPGNINQIYYVTDAGREGHFYYDVADLTSPADGGTIYITGEGVRFKRIYEGSLNARWFGAAADGITDDTDALRRALEASRGKSLYLPHGVYLITDTLTIPRNTFVRGVGNSSWFTFGQRRNELPDSILDMENGTILKFIGSGASRFSSNRSEFQNFTCAVRFERDGDGIQLSDLKILSHFRIRDEFGAITTPDTDQHAMIDVGLWIDNADHIKLNRVSVVGYWQKAGLYIDASGRLSQGGEFGAVEYATIEDCLFQGKIGAAILGGDEGNPPDEFGFSPPAVGSDEMSEGQFGISHVLVSDCFFSGTDHHSNGFASGWQQRIAPDSTPLMIDGFIGSGSPYRVNHQRFVNCSFQTRESASIVLNRVIRPAFVNCRAESGPIRASKYTLLPRLINCEFPYNRTNPAYQEIEHCPGAVIIPEFRRLGHVHLRSFEFKIELRNNNGVIEHRMGKANGIQSSAASKDVEALFRYAIQSGGWNYQTWSATPVPGNGASDDYSKGCFLGEKSFLAKYNLFTCAAIDNHPDYQEAEVSVVESRAADPQLWVRAAVFSTQNVPYRMNGYSSALKLELRNGSGPATTLSQNLPMENNGPASLILKVRGKFYEQIYGV, from the coding sequence ATGAACGAGGATTCTAAGACGGACGACTTGCATGGGGATTCGCAACAATCGTGGGGGAAGGCGCCGATCAGCCGCCGGAAGCTGTTAGCCGCGCTTGGCGTATCCGGCGCAGCTTTCATCGCATCCGGGCTGCCCGGCGGATTATTGCCGAGGGCCCAAGGCGAGACCGTGTCCGAGAACGTATACGGCAACGGCAAAGACCAGAAGAAGGTCACCCAGTTGGAACTGCAGAGCATGAACGGCATCCAAGCAGGCACGTTGGCCGAATGGTTAAGTCAGCCTCCCGGGAATATCAATCAGATATACTATGTTACGGATGCCGGTAGAGAGGGGCATTTCTATTACGATGTCGCAGACCTTACCTCTCCGGCGGATGGCGGTACGATATACATAACCGGCGAGGGCGTAAGATTTAAGAGGATCTATGAGGGGAGCCTGAACGCCCGTTGGTTTGGCGCCGCGGCCGATGGCATTACCGACGATACGGACGCGCTTCGAAGAGCGCTCGAGGCTTCGCGCGGGAAATCGTTGTATCTTCCGCATGGCGTCTACTTGATTACGGACACGCTCACGATTCCGCGGAATACATTCGTTCGAGGCGTGGGTAATTCCTCGTGGTTTACCTTCGGCCAACGAAGAAACGAACTGCCCGATAGCATCTTAGACATGGAAAACGGAACGATCCTTAAATTTATCGGCAGCGGCGCCAGCCGCTTCTCCAGCAACCGATCCGAGTTCCAGAACTTCACCTGCGCCGTGAGGTTCGAGCGCGACGGAGACGGCATTCAACTATCCGACCTCAAGATATTGTCCCACTTCCGCATTCGCGACGAATTCGGCGCGATCACGACGCCGGATACAGACCAGCACGCGATGATCGATGTAGGGCTTTGGATCGACAACGCCGACCATATTAAGCTGAATCGAGTCTCTGTCGTGGGGTATTGGCAGAAGGCCGGTTTGTACATCGACGCATCGGGCCGTCTCTCCCAAGGCGGAGAGTTCGGAGCCGTCGAATATGCGACGATCGAGGATTGCTTGTTCCAGGGTAAAATCGGCGCAGCCATACTCGGCGGAGACGAAGGAAACCCTCCCGACGAATTCGGATTCTCCCCCCCTGCCGTCGGCTCGGATGAGATGTCGGAAGGTCAGTTCGGCATCTCCCATGTACTCGTATCCGACTGCTTCTTCTCCGGAACCGATCACCATTCCAATGGATTCGCTTCCGGTTGGCAGCAGCGAATCGCGCCGGACAGTACGCCTCTGATGATCGACGGCTTCATCGGCAGCGGCAGCCCCTATCGCGTGAACCATCAGCGATTCGTCAACTGTTCGTTCCAAACCCGGGAGAGCGCCTCCATCGTGTTGAACCGCGTGATTCGCCCTGCGTTCGTGAACTGCCGCGCGGAGAGCGGCCCGATCCGAGCGAGCAAATATACCTTGCTGCCCCGTCTCATCAATTGCGAATTTCCGTACAATCGAACCAACCCGGCTTACCAGGAAATAGAACACTGTCCCGGAGCTGTCATCATCCCGGAGTTCCGGAGACTCGGACATGTCCACCTGCGGTCGTTCGAGTTCAAGATCGAGCTTCGGAATAACAACGGCGTGATCGAGCATCGGATGGGCAAAGCCAACGGCATCCAGAGCAGCGCCGCGTCCAAGGACGTCGAAGCCCTGTTTCGTTACGCGATCCAGTCGGGCGGTTGGAATTACCAGACATGGTCTGCCACCCCCGTTCCGGGCAACGGAGCGAGCGACGATTATTCCAAGGGCTGCTTCCTCGGAGAGAAGTCGTTCCTGGCCAAGTACAATTTGTTTACGTGCGCGGCGATCGATAACCATCCCGATTATCAAGAAGCCGAGGTTTCCGTCGTCGAGTCGCGAGCGGCCGACCCGCAGTTATGGGTTAGGGCGGCGGTGTTTTCCACGCAAAACGTACCTTACCGCATGAACGGGTATTCCAGCGCATTAAAGCTCGAGCTGCGCAATGGCTCGGGCCCGGCCACGACGTTATCCCAGAACCTTCCCATGGAGAATAACGGCCCAGCCAGCTTAATTCTGAAAGTGAGAGGGAAGTTTTACGAGCAAATCTACGGGGTGTGA
- a CDS encoding DUF2264 domain-containing protein, translating to MHSLALPIQRNPLATREDLQAAVNQLCLPLLPYYSEGKARLRLGATASGCTGATAELEGFSRVLWGLAPLAAGGGNSELWETVREGVRNGTDPAHREYWGDAADYDQKLVEMAAIGLALALAPDHIWEPLQEPERQRLYQWLQQINHRKLHDCNWLLFQVVVNLGFRAVGLPYDQALMHRNLDRIDAFYLSDGWYSDGRDAHCDYYGPFAIHYCCLIYAVLMEKEDPERSALYKERAAGFAKDFIHWFAGDGSALPFGRSLAYRFTQAAFWSAMAYAGVEAFPMGVMKGIILRNLRWWFRQPIFQADGTLTIGYAYPNLIMAENYNAPGSPYWALKTFLPLALQADHPFWQAEEQPLPKLAESAVQAEPRQIVHRQDERNHVVAFNAGHKATNEHTHTSAKYEKFAYSNVFGFSVPRAEWGLAQGAFDSMLALSEEDNLFRVKRTAEEYSIQENVIYTKWKPWRDVEVRTWIVSGAPWHVRVHCIRSNRSLVAAEGGFALGIENRDVEAGDRWQAVPEESKLIASSYWGASGVIRLLGGGAVHLVHPNANTNLIHPRTVIPTVATTLVPGTTWLATGVYGQPGKEDLAQWSHPPFLEFAADELLVYFGNSTKVAARIETG from the coding sequence ATGCATTCCTTGGCATTACCGATCCAACGTAATCCACTAGCTACAAGAGAAGATCTGCAAGCCGCGGTGAACCAACTGTGTCTGCCGTTGCTGCCTTACTACAGCGAAGGGAAAGCCCGCCTGCGGCTCGGAGCGACGGCCTCGGGCTGCACCGGTGCGACGGCCGAGTTGGAGGGCTTCTCCAGGGTGTTATGGGGGCTCGCGCCGCTAGCTGCCGGAGGAGGTAATAGCGAGCTGTGGGAGACGGTTCGCGAAGGCGTCCGGAACGGGACCGACCCTGCGCATCGGGAATATTGGGGAGACGCAGCCGATTATGACCAGAAGCTGGTGGAGATGGCGGCGATCGGGCTGGCGCTTGCGTTAGCTCCCGACCACATTTGGGAGCCGCTGCAGGAGCCGGAACGGCAACGGCTGTACCAGTGGCTTCAACAAATCAATCACCGGAAGCTTCATGATTGCAACTGGCTCCTTTTTCAAGTGGTCGTCAATTTGGGCTTTCGAGCGGTCGGTCTCCCGTACGATCAAGCGCTCATGCACCGAAATTTGGACAGAATCGATGCGTTTTATTTGTCCGACGGGTGGTATTCCGACGGTCGCGACGCACACTGCGACTATTACGGTCCTTTCGCCATCCATTATTGCTGTCTTATCTATGCCGTCCTAATGGAGAAGGAGGATCCGGAACGATCCGCCTTATATAAGGAGAGAGCGGCCGGCTTCGCGAAGGACTTCATCCATTGGTTCGCCGGCGACGGGAGCGCCTTGCCGTTCGGGCGAAGCCTTGCCTATCGATTTACGCAAGCCGCGTTCTGGAGCGCCATGGCGTACGCCGGCGTCGAAGCATTCCCTATGGGCGTGATGAAAGGGATCATTCTTCGGAATTTGCGCTGGTGGTTTCGGCAGCCGATCTTTCAAGCGGACGGCACCCTGACGATCGGGTATGCCTATCCGAATCTTATTATGGCGGAAAATTATAATGCTCCAGGTTCTCCGTATTGGGCGTTGAAAACGTTCCTGCCGTTGGCCTTGCAGGCGGATCACCCGTTCTGGCAAGCCGAGGAGCAACCGCTCCCGAAGCTTGCCGAGTCCGCCGTTCAAGCGGAGCCTCGGCAGATCGTTCATCGGCAGGACGAAAGAAATCACGTAGTAGCGTTCAATGCGGGTCATAAGGCGACCAACGAGCACACGCATACGTCCGCGAAATACGAAAAGTTCGCTTACTCGAACGTGTTCGGGTTCAGCGTGCCCCGGGCGGAATGGGGTCTAGCGCAGGGGGCGTTCGATTCGATGCTGGCGCTCAGCGAGGAAGACAATCTGTTTCGCGTGAAAAGAACCGCCGAGGAGTATTCCATCCAAGAGAACGTTATCTACACGAAGTGGAAGCCCTGGCGCGACGTCGAAGTGCGTACATGGATCGTTTCGGGCGCTCCTTGGCATGTTCGCGTGCACTGCATTCGCTCGAACCGATCCCTTGTCGCGGCCGAGGGCGGGTTTGCGTTAGGCATCGAAAACCGGGACGTCGAAGCAGGGGATCGCTGGCAGGCCGTTCCTGAAGAGTCCAAGCTTATTGCTTCTTCTTATTGGGGAGCGAGCGGCGTGATCCGGCTTCTCGGAGGGGGCGCCGTCCATCTCGTTCATCCGAACGCGAACACGAATCTGATCCATCCTCGAACGGTCATCCCGACGGTCGCGACGACGCTTGTCCCGGGAACGACTTGGCTTGCGACCGGCGTGTACGGGCAACCCGGAAAAGAGGATTTGGCTCAATGGAGCCATCCGCCATTTCTTGAGTTTGCGGCGGACGAACTGCTTGTATATTTCGGAAATTCAACGAAAGTAGCGGCTCGCATCGAAACTGGTTGA
- a CDS encoding ABC transporter substrate-binding protein, giving the protein MKNKMKAVVMGMFAATMIVGCSGAGGAGEEAQSPPAETPTPTENAPDPAPAPAEFDPSSATGEIVISVNFSEADFKRRYIDIINKQFPNVTVKQLVTSKDFTFADVVASNTQMDIIDQGITNLKSILDLNLALDLDPLVKEQNIDLNRFDPFIVDDIRSYAANGELYLIPYTIQPFVLHYNKAIFDKFGVDYPKPNSTWEELIELSKELSRTQDGVNYRGLHAGINVNRLQMQLSLPYVDAASGKSVVGSNEGWSKLFQTYKDIYGVPGNFPEGATFGDGNNAFIKDQNLAMFPHLISVHSSAWVEAINAGMDIGVTTYPVFKDAPGIGTGLFGGGLAISTTSKQPELALEIIKYYTSDEVQSELATLGLATPLVNPDVRNKLYEGNEVASLVDVNVLYENQFAAPYAKSKWDAAAATKVTEGLTRVVTENVDINTVLREVDEAVNQAISENP; this is encoded by the coding sequence TTGAAGAACAAAATGAAAGCGGTAGTCATGGGGATGTTCGCAGCAACGATGATCGTCGGGTGCTCGGGGGCCGGCGGCGCCGGCGAAGAAGCGCAGTCGCCGCCGGCCGAGACGCCGACGCCGACGGAAAACGCGCCGGACCCCGCGCCGGCGCCGGCGGAGTTCGATCCGTCCTCGGCGACGGGCGAAATCGTCATCTCGGTAAACTTCAGCGAAGCGGACTTCAAGAGGCGGTATATCGACATTATTAACAAGCAATTTCCGAACGTGACCGTCAAACAGCTCGTCACGTCGAAAGACTTCACCTTCGCGGATGTCGTCGCATCCAACACGCAGATGGATATTATCGACCAAGGCATTACGAACTTGAAGAGCATTCTCGACCTGAATCTCGCGCTCGATCTGGACCCGCTCGTGAAGGAGCAAAATATCGATTTGAACCGCTTCGATCCTTTCATCGTCGACGATATCCGGTCGTACGCGGCGAATGGGGAGCTGTATTTGATTCCCTACACGATTCAGCCGTTCGTGTTGCATTACAACAAGGCGATCTTCGATAAGTTCGGAGTGGATTATCCGAAACCGAACAGCACATGGGAAGAGTTAATCGAATTGTCCAAGGAGCTCTCTAGAACGCAGGACGGCGTAAATTACCGCGGGCTGCATGCCGGCATTAACGTGAACCGACTGCAAATGCAGCTTTCGCTGCCGTACGTCGATGCGGCTTCGGGGAAGTCGGTCGTCGGCTCCAACGAGGGCTGGAGCAAGCTGTTTCAAACCTACAAGGATATCTATGGCGTACCTGGGAACTTCCCGGAAGGCGCAACGTTCGGCGACGGCAACAACGCGTTTATCAAAGACCAGAACCTCGCGATGTTCCCGCACCTGATTTCCGTTCACAGCTCGGCTTGGGTAGAAGCGATTAACGCGGGCATGGATATCGGGGTAACGACGTATCCGGTGTTCAAGGATGCGCCGGGCATCGGTACGGGGCTGTTCGGAGGCGGATTGGCGATCTCCACGACCTCGAAGCAACCGGAGCTGGCGCTGGAAATCATTAAGTATTATACATCCGATGAAGTGCAATCGGAATTAGCGACGCTTGGCTTGGCTACGCCGCTGGTCAATCCGGACGTTCGCAACAAATTGTACGAGGGCAATGAAGTGGCGAGCCTAGTGGATGTTAACGTCCTCTACGAGAATCAATTCGCGGCCCCGTATGCGAAGTCGAAGTGGGACGCCGCTGCGGCCACCAAGGTGACGGAGGGCTTGACCCGCGTCGTAACGGAGAACGTCGACATCAATACGGTCTTGAGGGAAGTCGACGAGGCTGTCAACCAGGCGATCTCCGAAAATCCATAA
- a CDS encoding sialidase family protein, with amino-acid sequence MRNTDIRPTWSFRTQSALGTAVGYDTLQDIHIVRLAPGDGMLEVDFAYEGKESDLRGLEFRVELFRRGSPGRVGAYPAAGGETTVVVRGLTNGEDYELKVTACANGTEGVVSESAVRLARPGVVPGTVVNYIHPEDYTYDFSGRSPASPSITTLPNGRMLVSHDVYWQKGGQNLSKIFESLDGGRTWSFLCYLYPCFWGKLFQHRGSVYMLATRTEYGDLIIGRSDDEGKTWSEPSVILPGGDRDSGGPHKAPMPVVEHRGRLWSAIEYGAWSLGGHDAGVVSASVDADLLDPSSWISSPFLPYDPSWPGAIRGGAAPSVLEGNVVVTPDGKLVNILRYHTKGGEPEHGRAVILEIDDRHPERPLSFGKVIDFYGNLSKFTIQFDSVSGLYWSLVNRVASSNIFQRNILTLVSSPDLERWTICRDILNYHDNGWPEDDKQAGFQYVDWEIHGDDLVFLSRTALNGAFNYHNANYITFHRITDFRKI; translated from the coding sequence ATGCGGAATACGGACATCCGACCGACGTGGAGTTTCCGAACTCAAAGCGCGCTTGGTACGGCGGTTGGTTACGATACCCTCCAAGACATCCATATCGTCCGATTGGCCCCGGGGGACGGCATGCTGGAAGTAGACTTCGCGTATGAGGGGAAAGAAAGCGACCTGCGGGGGTTGGAGTTTCGCGTAGAACTGTTCCGCCGCGGCAGTCCGGGACGGGTTGGCGCGTATCCGGCGGCCGGAGGGGAGACGACGGTCGTCGTTCGCGGCTTAACCAACGGCGAGGATTATGAGCTGAAGGTGACGGCCTGCGCGAACGGAACGGAAGGGGTCGTTTCGGAAAGCGCCGTTAGACTGGCAAGGCCCGGGGTCGTCCCCGGCACTGTCGTGAACTACATCCATCCGGAAGATTACACATACGATTTCTCGGGGAGATCGCCCGCGAGTCCGTCGATCACGACGTTGCCGAACGGCCGCATGTTAGTTTCGCATGACGTTTACTGGCAGAAGGGGGGGCAGAATCTAAGTAAGATTTTCGAATCCCTGGATGGCGGCCGAACGTGGAGCTTCTTATGCTACTTATATCCATGCTTCTGGGGCAAGTTGTTCCAGCACCGCGGGAGCGTCTATATGTTGGCGACACGTACGGAATACGGGGACTTGATCATCGGTCGCTCCGACGACGAAGGGAAAACCTGGTCCGAACCCAGCGTGATTTTACCCGGCGGGGATCGAGATTCCGGCGGTCCTCATAAGGCGCCGATGCCGGTCGTCGAGCATCGCGGCCGTCTCTGGTCGGCGATCGAGTACGGCGCCTGGTCGTTAGGCGGTCACGATGCGGGGGTCGTCTCCGCGAGCGTCGATGCCGACTTGCTCGATCCTTCCAGTTGGATCAGTTCGCCGTTCTTGCCCTACGATCCGAGTTGGCCGGGAGCGATACGCGGAGGGGCTGCGCCGAGCGTGCTTGAAGGGAACGTGGTCGTGACGCCCGATGGGAAGTTAGTCAATATCCTGCGTTATCATACGAAGGGCGGGGAGCCGGAACACGGACGCGCGGTTATTCTCGAAATTGACGATCGGCATCCGGAGCGTCCATTGTCCTTCGGGAAAGTAATAGATTTCTACGGAAATCTTTCGAAATTTACGATCCAATTCGATTCTGTAAGCGGACTTTACTGGTCGCTTGTAAACAGAGTCGCTTCGTCGAATATCTTTCAACGTAACATTCTGACGTTGGTTTCTTCTCCCGATCTGGAGCGTTGGACGATATGCCGAGACATTCTCAACTACCATGATAACGGGTGGCCGGAGGACGACAAGCAAGCGGGCTTTCAATACGTGGATTGGGAAATTCACGGGGACGATCTAGTGTTCCTCTCGCGCACGGCGCTGAACGGGGCGTTCAATTATCACAATGCGAACTACATCACTTTCCATAGAATCACAGATTTCAGGAAGATATAG
- a CDS encoding dihydrodipicolinate synthase family protein — translation MKPEVPNGIWPTMVTPFTASGSIDYDALEMLIEWYIAHGSDGLFAVCQSSEMFYLSLEERVALAKFVVEKADGRLPVIASGHISDRADDQVEELGRIASTGVDAVVLVSNRLAAREEDDEVWKRNAEYILERVPEVQFGIYECPYPYKRLLSPELLRWCADTGRFSFLKDTCCDVEQMREKLEAVRGSRLKLFNANSSTLLESLKLGAAGFSGVMANFHLDLYAYLVKRWRTDPAIADAIQAFLGVVSLVELQYYPVNAKYHLQLSGVPLQLRSRVSDETCFKPNQKLEIEQLQVLTSYVRERLKSNVSS, via the coding sequence ATGAAACCAGAAGTGCCTAACGGAATTTGGCCGACGATGGTAACGCCGTTTACGGCTTCGGGAAGCATCGATTACGATGCATTAGAGATGTTGATCGAATGGTATATCGCCCATGGCAGCGACGGGTTGTTCGCCGTCTGCCAGTCCAGCGAGATGTTCTATCTATCCCTCGAGGAGAGAGTCGCTCTAGCGAAGTTCGTCGTCGAGAAAGCGGACGGTCGGCTCCCCGTCATCGCTTCGGGGCATATTTCGGACCGAGCGGACGATCAGGTCGAGGAGCTGGGCCGGATCGCCTCGACGGGGGTGGACGCCGTCGTCCTCGTCAGTAACCGCTTGGCCGCCCGCGAGGAGGACGACGAGGTTTGGAAGCGAAATGCGGAGTATATCTTAGAGCGGGTGCCGGAAGTGCAGTTCGGCATTTACGAATGCCCTTATCCTTACAAGAGGCTGTTAAGTCCCGAGCTGCTCAGATGGTGCGCGGACACCGGAAGATTTTCCTTCCTTAAAGATACCTGTTGCGATGTCGAGCAAATGAGGGAGAAGCTCGAGGCGGTGAGAGGCAGCCGGTTGAAATTATTCAATGCCAATTCTTCTACTTTACTAGAATCCTTGAAACTAGGGGCTGCCGGCTTCAGCGGCGTTATGGCGAATTTTCATTTAGATCTCTATGCGTACTTGGTGAAACGTTGGCGTACGGACCCTGCGATCGCGGACGCGATTCAGGCGTTCCTCGGGGTCGTATCTTTAGTAGAATTGCAATACTATCCTGTGAATGCCAAATATCATTTGCAGCTGAGCGGAGTGCCTCTGCAGCTTCGAAGCCGCGTATCCGACGAGACGTGTTTTAAACCGAATCAGAAGCTTGAGATCGAGCAGCTTCAAGTCTTAACTTCCTACGTAAGAGAACGGCTGAAGTCTAACGTCAGCAGTTGA
- the tatA gene encoding twin-arginine translocase TatA/TatE family subunit, translated as MLSSIGIPGLILIFILALILFGPSKLPELGRAFGTTLKEFKNSAREWTEDSEKTKGS; from the coding sequence TTGTTGAGCAGTATAGGAATTCCTGGACTTATCCTGATTTTTATTCTTGCGTTGATCTTGTTCGGACCGAGCAAGCTGCCGGAATTGGGAAGGGCCTTCGGCACCACTCTTAAGGAATTTAAGAACTCCGCAAGGGAATGGACCGAGGATTCGGAAAAGACGAAGGGATCGTAA